From the genome of Bactrocera oleae isolate idBacOlea1 chromosome 2, idBacOlea1, whole genome shotgun sequence, one region includes:
- the LOC106621241 gene encoding probable Rho GTPase-activating protein CG5521 isoform X1 — MFTKKSHADIKKSTGKFQDCKKDSASRLRHLRTILDNVDQEEAKSLFETNYSHVYFILYDTFIQAEANLKQKELPFHIVHKAHREELDGSLWLLEKILCWLPELLARRWQCHSLSRIMAKLLHLGNSPKLRREGVRYFLLWYQTLGENAPSYVHSMYADLIPGLIVPQKGIVGPDVEFNATDFLNHPNMKVDGGTTSVFHDTFSHPVQNSEIVALLPPSSNEKSAPPDPRDGLEILLNSMLQTVACLRWRDNRSQKDHKAFAFLLQRFKDVFLSVFCPNFDFSMSVYEPRLELPTMRSVNKKEEVMSSCVVVLINWISHFTHERTMNHRLDNMHINEGHRLRAYQQSLIVRDVLYATRENINFVHEVYRQAFLLNFTTKLQIDAIRTAIAVYRDWMTGTTPPQFLLEPNDNGSGNTSLPNNSSAGSTPRSQRLRTPSYVGAMSKENIAVRAGLQNVLQIFVTNAANVFLVNTSHLNINFSTKSRDYRSTPLHEQTEVCKKVLNVYRTMVMNTRMEPKTWEQLLLVLLQVTSIVLHQNLSGSKSSSLGGILGQAIFQTLIVTWIRAHTNVPVNVQLWEKFLAVLASLTYRDELIIEWDKTIQTLTRVFSRYVYALNLQDLPLDRLAESKGKRRRIGSVWQQSGGSAIGAMKEGRDRDSAIDRERESNSSRSDEQSNTGAGGLLHSHQNSLSGGGHGLHAHGGATLRSGHVATTPQLSRSYSEGSLASVARNSRMRSRRHRNMQKSAVPPALPTNVEHSLSALLSQQSTSELTLSTETLNARRFGGGAYTHATQQHNDMRRAMSLDSVANFGARQRLRKRRQRCSTHGDDEEDVLDGEDNESGADSRSPSPTASSGIEGSSIKDAQIQMDVLAVDSGSLEEGSSGSFLGSERRSIILGGVATGWLPDSTAIMWKRMLGALGDVNRIPKAELHAQVFKHLLDMTTNLIKIKQNQGISTDNQSTPPPPTLVPPIGIVAPWCYGALELDKSFKKGKLLALQLLCSLAVHGAVSGMQHLSLFYHSLHKLLTGEDRDLIYAILKHVEGPRFLSLLLPGHTLLLLDVVHASAILLTSLEANRNTPRAEVAALLGSLLCYPPTLIPRPVLQPSPQIFELMECPDLQDHILNIVLRCARREPSAKARCIALSQLGQWILLKLSHPLHTSSRSRGYFQQAIPHPPGVQPRDIHHNLQFNPRIREALQVLLQALQFKHRTIAIVAVDALKLCAERGRELASIERLPQLIITAICKALEIQQVANPKDSDKVVLTSLMLCLGEYCMSFPVSLMLAPLNERGDTLVLLVLRVLMQIASGAPRHERVKLTADDDFDTHISSDDLQTDGKLPEANYQTSETIQACISAIKMCAKAIAMHLVTHLGHFPMGIGASRLSSMVEEQDDVAANASSGSQSVGASARRDSVELPSVLHAQNMQLFMLSSGLVASFIELPALKLPGGGATAGLITADRQVRVLLRDLNGKACWDASILYSEPRKCIKSMTNESTTSAHAAGGSAAVERIGDSMQRSFNTTPQHRNMSQPMDSLISSIIGLDMLPPRHTLRHRPAGELPLAKDLAPDLDQLDDLLAYIGHTSPECLTNPLAPLNTPGPSPLGSSLEAQTISIILNQRSLEQEYVSNLNQQALQNNTNTAASLQHDQHSMHSVEQASHASFESYNTTSLTGRTEIPFQYCRLLFSHLGMAGWERRSRTHLLQRTEKLLRELRNVDQQRCRETHKMAVIYVASGQEDKSSILNNASGSSTYEMFVSALGWEIDLETHNGFLGGLPRQGCGATAPYYATPFLEVIYHVATRMPSDSPENLLLKTRHLGNDEVHIVWSEHYRDYRRDILPTEFCDVLIVVYPLKNGLFRVTVNRKPEVPWFGPLANESIVSGACLATLIRATAINASRAKRAALTLFQQYYEERNRSLESVSSRYKESTTFEDFANRIYNPMPLRDTSAAAPLAAALIDHNRSSIKGWVQASIDSNTKDIMHTGLAPSASATTTAAMEAATNSSSSPRGARKLGAPFKSANVPKKNALQTSSNTPPESPTLPLRRFK; from the exons atgtttacaaaaaagtCGCATGCGGATATAAAGAAGTCTACGGGCAAGTTTCAGGACTGCAAGAAGGATTCAGCATCTCGCTTGCGTCATTTGCGTACAATTCTAG ACAATGTTGACCAAGAAGAGGCAAAATCATTATTTGAAACGAACTATAGTCACGTATATTTTATACTCTACGATACCTTTATTCAAGCGGAGGCGAACTTAAAACAGAAAG AACTTCCGTTTCATATTG TACACAAAGCTCATCGCGAAGAATTGGACGGCTCGCTATGGCTGCTCGAGAAAATATTGTGTTGGCTGCCGGAGTTACTGGCACGGCGCTGGCAATGCCACTCACTCAGTCGCATTATGGCCAAATTGTTGCATTTGGGGAATTCGCCGAAGCTGCGGCGCGAAGGGGTGCG CTATTTCCTCTTGTGGTATCAGACGCTGGGTGAAAATGCACCGTCCTATGTGCATTCCATGTATGCCGACCTGATACCGGGTTTGATAGTGCCGCAAAAAGGCATTGTCGGTCCGGATGTCGAGTTCAATGCGACTGATTTTCTCAATCATCCGAATATGAAAGTCGATGGCGGCACTACTTCGGTTTTCCACGATACCTTTTCGCATCCGGTGCAGAATTCCGAAATTGTAGCGTTGCTGCCGCCCTCCTCGAATGAGAAATCCGCACCGCCTGATCCACGTGATGGCTTGGAAATTCTACTAAATAGTATGTTGCAAACTGTTGCTTGTTTGCGCTGGCGCGACAATCGCTCGCAAAAGGATCACAAGGCATTTGCGTTTTTGCTGCAGCGTTTTAAGGATGTTTTTCTGTCTGTGTTCTGTCCGAATTTCGATTTTAGCATGTCCGTGTATGAACCGCGTCTGGAATTGCCCACAATGCGATCGGTGAACAAGAAGGAGGAAGTGATGTCCTCTTGTGTGGTGGTGCTGATCAATTGGATCTCGCATTTTACGCACGAGCGCACCATGAATCATCGTCTAGATAATATGCACATCAATGAAGGACATCGTCTGCGCGCCTACCAACAAAGCTTGATTGTGCGTGATGTGCTGTATGCGACGcgcgaaaatataaatttcgtcCACGAAGTGTATCGACAAGCGTTCTTGCTGAATTTCACAACGAAATTACAAATCGATGCGATACGCACGGCAATTGCTGTTTACCGTGACTGGATGACGGGGACCACACCACCACAATTCTTGCTCGAACCGAACGACAATGGTAGTGGCAATACATCGTTACCGAACAATAGTTCGGCTGGCAGCACACCGCGTAGTCAACGCCTGCGCACACCTTCCTACGTTGGTGCTATGAGTAAGGAGAATATAGCGGTGCGCGCTGGGCTACAAAATGTGCTACAGATTTTCGTCACTAATGCCGCAAATGTGTTTCTGGTCAACACAAGCCATTTGAACATAAACTTTTCGACCAAATCGCGCGACTATCGCTCCACGCCTTTGCACGAGCAAACGGAGGTGTGTAAGAAAGTGCTTAATGTCTATCGCACGATGGTGATGAACACGCGCATGGAGCCGAAGACTTGGGAACAGCTGTTACTGGTCTTGCTGCAGGTGACTTCGATTGTGTTACATCAAAACCTCTCTGGTTCAAAGAGTTCCAGTTTGGGTGGGATACTTGGTCAGGCTATCTTTCAAACGCTGATTGTTACATGGATACGCGCCCATACAAATGTGCCGGTAAATGTGCAACTTTGGGAAAAATTTCTAGCTGTTCTCGCTTCACTAACGTATCGCGACGAGCTGATCATCGAATGGGATAAGACTATACAAACGTTGACGCGTGTCTTCTCGCGTTATGTATACGCGTTGAATCTGCAAGATCTGCCGTTGGATCGGCTGGCCGAAAGCAAGGGTAAGCGCCGACGTATTGGCAGCGTATGGCAGCAATCGGGCGGCTCTGCTATAGGCGCGATGAAGGAAGGTCGTGATCGTGATAGCGCAATCGATCGCGAACGTGAATCGAACAGCAGCCGCTCAGATGAGCAATCAAATACGGGCGCTGGTGGGCTGTTACACTCTCACCAAAATTCGCTGAGCGGCGGTGGCCATGGCTTACATGCGCATGGTGGCGCTACATTGCGTTCAGGACATGTCGCTACGACGCCGCAGCTTAGTCGCAGCTATAGTGAAGGTAGTTTGGCGTCAGTTGCGCGGAATTCGCGCATGCGCAGCCGGCGTCATCGTAATATGCAAAAGAGTGCTGTACCACCGGCACTGCCGACAAACGTCGAGCACTCGCTGAGCGCGTTGCTGTCGCAACAATCGACGTCGGAGTTAACGCTTAGTACGGAAACTCTAAATGCGCGGCGTTTTGGAGGCGGCGCGTACACACATGCTACGCAACAGCACAACGATATGCGGCGCGCGATGTCACTAGATTCGGTAGCGAATTTCGGCGCGCGCCAAAGACTTCGCAAGCGTCGTCAACGTTGCTCCACACATGGCGATGACGAAGAAGATGTGCTAGATGGAGAGGACAATGAAAGTGGAGCAGATTCGCGTAGTCCATCGCCAACGGCAAGTAGCGGCATTGAAGGCAGCTCTATTAAGGATGCACAAATACAGATGGATGTGCTAGCGGTGGACAGTGGCAGCTTAGAGGAAGGTAGTTCAGGTAGTTTTCTCGGCTCCGAAAGGCGCTCTATAATACTGGGAGGTGTGGCCACTGGTTGGCTGCCGGATTCAACGGCTATTATGTGGAAACGTATGTTGGGTGCGCTCGGCGATGTAAATCGCATACCCAAGGCTGAGTTGCATGCACAAGTTTTCAAACATCTACTTGACATGACcaccaatttaataaaaatcaagcaaaatcAGGGCATTTCCACGGATAACCAAAGCACACCGCCACCACCTACACTCGTGCCGCCCATCGGCATTGTGGCGCCTTGGTGCTATGGCGCACTTGAGTTAGATAAATCATTTAAAAAGGGCAAACTGTTGGCGCTACAGCTGCTTTGCTCGCTAGCTGTGCACGGCGCTGTGTCGGGCATGCAACATTTGTCACTCTTCTATCACTCGCTACATAAATTACTCACGGGTGAGGATCGCGATTTGATTTATGCAATTCTAAAACATGTTGAGGGACCACGTTTCTTGAGTCTGTTGCTGCCTGGCCACACGCTACTGTTGCTAGACGTAGTGCACGCCTCGGCGATACTACTCACCTCGCTTGAGGCGAATCGCAACACACCGCGCGCAGAGGTAGCCGCCTTGCTCGGTTCGCTACTGTGTTACCCCCCAACGCTCATACCGCGTCCAGTATTGCAACCGTCGCCACAAATATTCGAACTGATGGAATGTCCCGATCTGCAAGATCACATACTAAACATAGTGTTGCGTTGCGCGCGTCGTGAGCCATCCGCCAAAGCGCGTTGCATCGCGCTCTCGCAGCTCGGCCAGTGGATTTTGTTAAAGTTATCCCATCCGTTACACACAAGCAGCCGCTCCCGTGGTTACTTTCAGCAAGCAATTCCACATCCACCTGGCGTGCAACCGCGTGACATCCACCATAATTTGCAATTCAATCCACGCATACGCGAAGCGTTGCAAGTTCTACTCCAAGCTTTGCAATTCAAACATCGCACCATTGCGATTGTGGCGGTCGACGCTTTGAAACTCTGTGCGGAACGCGGACGTGAGCTGGCATCTATTGAGCGCTTACCACAGTTAATTATCACCGCTATATGTAAGGCACTAGAAATACAGCAAGTAGCGAATCCAAAAGACTCTGACAAGGTTGTGCTTACTTCGCTGATGCTTTGCCTTGGTGAATACTGCATGTCATTTCCGGTATCCTTGATGTTGGCGCCGCTTAACGAACGCGGTGACACACtggtgttgttggtgttgcgTGTGCTAATGCAAATCGCTTCGGGTGCACCTAGACACGAACGCGTCAAATTGACCGCCGACGACGACTTCGATACGCACATCTCCAGCGATGATCTGCAGACGGACGGCAAGCTGCCTGAGGCGAACTACCAGACCTCGGAGACAATACAAGCGTGCATTAGCGCTATAAAGATGTGCGCCAAAGCTATAGCCATGCATTTGGTTACACATTTGGGACATTTTCCAATGGGTATTGGCGCCTCCAGACTCAGCTCGATGGTGGAGGAGCAAGATGATGTCGCGGCAAATGCCAGTTCGGGCTCACAGAGCGTTGGTGCTAGTGCGCGTCGTGATTCCGTTGAATTGCCTTCAGTGTTGCATGCGCAGAATATGCAGCTTTTCATGCTAAGTTCGGGTTTGGTGGCAAGTTTCATTGAATTGCCAGCGCTTAAGTTGCCGGGTGGTGGCGCAACGGCAGGCTTAATAACCGCTGATAGGCAAGTGCGTGTGCTGCTGCGCGATTTGAACGGAAAAGCATGTTGGGATGCATCGATACTGTATAGTGAACCGCGCAAATGCATCAAGTCCATGACAAATGAAAGTACAACTTCGGCGCATGCGGCTGGTGGTAGCGCAGCTGTGGAACGCATAGGCGATAGCATGCAACGTAGCTTCAACACAACGCCACAACATCGAAATATGTCGCAGCCGATGGATTCGTTGATATCGTCAATCATTGGCCTAGATATGTTGCCACCGCGACATACTTTACGACATCGTCCGGCGGGTGAGTTGCCACTAGCCAAAGACTTGGCACCCGATCTCGATCAACTGGATGAT CTTTTGGCCTACATTGGTCACACAAGTCCTGAGTGCTTAACGAATCCTTTGGCGCCGCTAAATACGCCTGGGCCCAGTCCGCTGGGCAGCAGCTTGGAGGCACAAACCATTTCCATTATACTCAATCAGCGCTCGCTAGAACAAGAATATGTCTCAAATCTGAATCAACAAGCTTTACAAAATAACACCAACACCGCTGCGTCACTACAGCATGATCAGCATTCAATGCATTCAGTCGAACAAGCTTCACACGCTTCATTCGAATCATACAATACGACAAGTCTAACGGGACGTACGGAAATTCCCTTCCAGTATTGTCGCTTACTTTTCTCACACCTCGGCATGGCCGGCTGGGAGCGTCGTTCGCGCACACACCTGCTGCAACGCACCGAAAAGCTATTGCGCGAACTGCGCAATGTGGATCAACAACGCTGTCGCGAAACACACAAAATGGCGGTGATTTATGTGGCTTCCGGTCAAGAGGACAAGAGCAGCATATTGAACAATGCAAGCGGTAGCAGCACTTATGAAATGTTCGTCTCAGCGCTGGGTTGGGAAATCGATTTGGAGACACATAACGGCTTTCTTGGCGGTTTGCCACGTCAGGGGTGTGGTGCTACAGCGCCCTACTATGCTACACCATTTCTGGAGGTGATTTATCATGTGGCTACGCGCATGCCCTCCGATTCGCCGGAAAATTTGCTATTGAAGACGCGTCATCTGGGCAACGATGAGGTGCACATTGTGTGGAGCGAACACTATCGCGATTATCGACGCGATATATTGCCGACAGAGTTCTGTGATGTGTTGATTGTGGTGTATCCGCTGAAGAATGGTCTCTTCCGTGTGACGGTGAATCGTAAGCCAGAGGTGCCTTGGTTCGGTCCGTTGGCCAATGAGAGTATAGTAAGTGGTGCCTGCTTGGCGACGCTAATACGCGCAACAGCAATTAATGCGAGTCGCGCTAAACGCGCAGCCTTGACGCTCTTCCAGCAATA TTATGAGGAACGCAACCGTTCTTTGGAGAGCGTCTCATCGCGTTACAAGGAGAGCACCACCTTTGAGGACTTCGCAAATCGCATCTACAATCCAATGCCGCTACGTGATACCAGTGCAGCAGCGCCACTTGCAGCTGCTTTGATCGACCACAATCGCTCATCAATAAAGG GGTGGGTGCAGGCTTCCATCGATTCCAATACAAAAGATATAATGCATACGGGTCTGGCGCCCTCCGCTTCGGCTACCACCACCGCTGCTATGGAGGCGGCAACGAACAGCTCATCATCGCCGCGCGGCGCACGCAAATTGGGCGCGCCCTTTAAAAGCGCGAACGTGCCAAAGAAAAACGCTTTGCAAACCAGTAGCAACACACCACCGGAGAGCCCAACATTGCCTCTGCGACGcttcaaataa